The Mangifera indica cultivar Alphonso chromosome 12, CATAS_Mindica_2.1, whole genome shotgun sequence DNA window CGTCAACTACCAAATAACATACAGTAAAAGTATTTCGTTTTATCATGAGGAGCTAGTCATGGACGAAGAAACTAACCAACCCACCGACAACAAACAAGACTTCCCCAGAAAGCCCTTCACTCCCACCAACGACAGACCGAAACGCGATGAATGGAGTGAAGGCGCTGTTTCAACTCTACTCGAAGCTTATGAAAACAAATGGGTGCTCAGAAATCGTGCCAAACTCAAGGGTGATGACTGGGAAGACGTTGCGCGATGCGTTTCGTCGCGGGCCAACAACACCAAGTCTCCCAAAACTCAAACACAGTGCAAGAACAAGATCGAGTCTATGAAGAAACGGTATAGATTGGAGTCTGCTAATGCTGATGGATCGTCTTGGCTTTTGTATCCGCGCCTTGATCTTTTACTGCGTGGAAGTATTGCGCTGCCGCCTCCACAGCCGCAGCCGCTGCAGGGTCAACCAGTTAATCCTCCTTTGATGTTGCTTGAGCTGTCGCCACAGGGAGTGACGCTTGCAGAGGCGGCTCCTTCACCAGCTGCTGGAACCACTCAACACTCACATGGGTCCAATGGAGTTGATAGGATTTCCAAGGTCAGTGTTTAGATGTTCTTCAatggaattttttattactttgtttCGTTTTCACAAAAATATGTTGGTTGGTGTTGACAGGCAGACGGATTGGAAACAAATTTATCAGACAAGAAAGCCACGGAAACAGACAGTAGCACCCCGGTTCACTACAGTAATGACAAGGAGAAGTTAAAGGCCAAGAAGTTGAAGATGAAAAGGCGAAAAGGGGAAAAATGGGAAATAGCCGAAAGTATCCGTTGGCTAGCAGAAGTAGTGGTGAGATCGGAAGAAGAAAGAATGGAGACGATGAGAGAGATTGAGAAAATGAGAGTTGAAGCTGAGGCTAAAAGAGGAGAAATGGAGCTAAAAAGAACTGAGATTATTGCCAATACTCAACTTGAGATTGCTAAACTCTTTGCTTCAACAAATGGAAAAGATGTCGATTCTTCCTTATGGATTGGAAGAAATATTCATCTTTTGTAAAACCATTGAATAAGAAggataaattttagataaggaCGAACTTTCCCTTCTGTACAATGATTCCCTAAGAACTAATCTTACTTGAGAGTTCTGCATTCATCGCagaaagtaacattttcactttACGTACATTATTTTTTCTACTGCAACATGGTTTTTTTTGTTGGGCATTGCCTCTTATCGTCAATTATATTTGggctatttattttattattattttttattggatcTTTACAACTGTATCAAATAAATTAGGGTTTCATTAATCATAATAAaggttcaaattcaaatttttttctaaaagtttCATTAATACACCAATTTTACTAAcccttataattaatttaggttatttatttattcatctatGAACACCGAAATTGTGGTAAGACACAAGACAACCTATACTTTAAAAATTGTCCTAAACATAAAATTTCTTCATGATATAAGGTTATTTGCACAAATCAAACCAGTAAAGGGGACAGTGGGTATGTGTATATCTACTTCTAAGGtgactttatttttatgtaaagtCTAAAAATTGGCAGTAGCAGAGCAACAATTATTTTCTCAATTCTATCCAAGATTTGCTTCACAACTTAACAATATATATtgtgtacatatatttttaaaaatataaataatgtattattatgtatttaagtattatttaatttaatttaaaatcattctatcaaataataagatatctatttatatatttaaaaatatgtataaataattttattattttaaaatattattataataatcatGAGGCATTAAAGTAGTCCATATAGTATAGTGGATTTATcataaatctaatatttttataaggtTTTAATTGTTGGGCAATAATGATTAAATAAGgtgttgaattttattttttttaggggaaattttatatacattgaATTGATGTATTATTACTAAATtacttatattaaataaaataaactctaaatttaataattaattttataatcattaaattaaataaataaaggacgGACTAATTGTTCACACCATAAGATTAAACCGGTAACATTCCGAATATTTTACGAGTccaaataaaaatgtaaaaacaagCAGAAGCATCCTTCCGGCAATTCAACTGACATTGTAATGTCCGCCTCATTTTCTCAACTTTCCGATTAACATAATGGAAGGAATGCAGACGATTCCCAAGTACTTGTCAAAAAACAACGTTATCTATGGCAGCGGCAGCAGGGGAGAAAGCGAGGAACATGAGAGCAGCCATGATTCCCACAGGTAATAACAGAAGCATCAAAGGCGGAGGAGGCAGCGGCGGCACTATCAACGGCAACAGCACCATAACCGCTGCCAGACCCACAAGTATCAACACGCTTCCTACGCTAAAACAACAACGTCCCATTCCTACATCTcttgtttctgttttttcacTTGTTTCTGAGTGAGCAGTGGGTTTAATGGGGATGACGCACGTATTTATGCAGTGAAATGACCGTGCGGGGTAAAGAGATCTCAAccgttgaatttttttattattagtgaaTGGTGATGTGGCAGATAGATCGGTGGCAAATTTTCATGGGGGCTTGCCCGGTACATGGTTTTTTACGCTTCAATTTTCAGTTTGTCTCAAATCtgtatctttttatattattttatatctatttttcttatgtttgtaaatatttttttttgacataaatAAGCTACTAAAAcgcatttatattattttcagatTCGCAGATAGGTGGCTGTAATAATGGAAGTTCGGagtatttctttaaaaaacatACTTAGTAGTTGTGTGTTGTCCTAGAATAAAGTATAGACATTTCTTTCAACtggatgatataaatttaatgtaaatattattgttaatacGGTTACAGATTGTGTTTCACTACTAGTAAAGATTGAATTACAATAGATTTTTCTATCTATCCGAGAAACAAACTTAGTAATAGATTGAATTGTAAAAACGAGTTTTACCTTTacagatattttatttatgttttttgaatttttgatgaattttaaaaagttcTAGAATATGATTTTGACCTTAGGATAAATTTTTCTATCtatcctaaggttcgtatcatttggtatcagagccatcatcATGTCTCCCAGTCGCAATCGTGCGGCGTGGGTGGTGACAccggcattgcagtgttcgcccggggctagcagggagctagcgtacagccagcccgcgtgggcgccgaggctgcggagcgtggtggtatgttaagatcccaagtgcaaggtatgagacttggatcccacattgaaaagtatgggtaactaatgtggggtttatatggtcttgggctctcccatctcaatagctagtttttgGGTATGGTTCTCCTAAGTTTCGTATCAAtgattttgagagaattttagcttctcttgatttatttttctttttctgtttttgggTTTTGCCCTAgctttatcaaaaacaaaaagaaaaaagaaaaaagctttcatctttgtcaaaaatattacaatactTTATCTTTTACTATGGGAAGAATTGACAAGGAACacattttactttttctcttgCAAAATGAAAATTCACCAATATTTACTATTCTTACAACAAAAACTATTCTTGAATCTAATACCATAAACTTTTTTCATTTCACTcatctctctctatatattcACTACATCTTCACTCATTTACATCTTTATTAGATCTCAAGTTCTTTATTGAATCAtcccatttttattaaattttttaattttatataatattcttcatatcttattttaaaagatagattgttattttaatgtttattattgATTGAATCATATAAGTTGATCAAAAAATCCTCGGATTAATGTTTTGAAGTATGTTTAGGGTTCAATCGGTGTATTTTCTAGGCTAGAATCatgagttttaattaaaaaattagggtttttaaatttatacgTTTTTTAGCAAAATATGAAGACGAAGATGTAATGTCTGAATAGGAAAGATGAGTAAGGATTAAATGATACCTTTgacaataaaaacatttaataatgaaaaagtgTGATTtggtaagagaaaaaaatagtaaaataagtCCATTCTCAATTCTAATATTATCatctaatattataaaatagtaaaaaaatagtaatattttcAATCTTATATAAAAggctaaaaaattattttttaatcaagttttagttgaatcttaaaaatatatctataacaatttagaaatataaatacttacacatagactaattttttttaaaaaccaaagATCTCATTTATATTTGTTGGATGAATAAACTCGAAATATAATGATCAAGTCCACAATTATTACATCAGATAAGTCAATATTTGATAAACGTGACAGAAGTACAAACTCATagattaacttttgttaaaaacaaagataaaatttctcttagtttaaaaaactaaattttttttttcataattaaactttaaaaaaactttaagtttttttttaataattaaactttaaaaaaactttaagttttctcttatggttttaatttttcaaataatctatcAGAATCTAGTGATTTAATAAATCTGATTGCCATAAAGTAGAAGGGTCAATGAATGATTTGGTGGAGAAACATCCTTCATTGATGTTTCTAGACAACAAAGCGTCAATGCTCATGTACGATGCATTGCCATTAAAATCGATGATAAATTTCATAGGAAAAAATTAGAAGTAATGTCATGTTAGGCACATGAAAGTAAATGTTAGGGAAAGGTTGGATGGACTTAGTTCAGAAAATCAGGTCCAAATCAGACAGAATCAAATTCGCCACATCCCAATATATTCAGCTGATACGTTTGGTTACTACATCtacttaattaataattattattattgaaaaaaaaaaaaaactttatcaaGCTGTTGTTGTGTCGTTTTGTCTCGAGGGAATGAAGTTGGCGACCAAATTGATTTTGTcgatcaattttaattattttatgttgttgtaaaagtttaaataattactTGTAAAGTTTGGTTAGaatcttatattatttagtgTTCATAAATTACAAACAGCTtttgattcaatcctccaaAATCTCAATTGAATTTCAAGTTTTTCAATTCTTTCGTATAAGTGGGGCTAATTCTAACTACTTAActcttatattataaataaatttatttttttctgctcttttataaaaaaaaattatttaaattataatatcgaatcaaatttaagtttgacaaATCATATCTAATTTACGTTCAAGTTCAACTCTATTAACAAACTTAGTTCATGTTACAGAAGATCATACGTATGAGTGTttatcaatctttgaaaatatttaggTTGTCAGATGTATAAATATGCATAACTttatacacaatcatatatgatgtaattttcataaaattatagaCGTTTCACAACCGTTCGTATAATTGGAAAGGTTGTGCATGGATGTTTGTAATCTTATATTCAAGGtatttttattagtatattCCTACTATCTTAAATATACCATATATAACATATTAGTAACATGTACGTGTCTAATATaattagagtaatgttatatgtataaataatatatataattttatacacaattaataatatgtcatcatgtgattggataatttaaaattagagataaaaaattatataattacatgataactTGTCATTGattgtgcatataattttattgatccaACTATTGCATCAGCTTCCTTTAAACTGCACAAATTCATCCATACAACATACCCCAGCGCATATGGCTCAGCGACAACATAATTCTAAGTTTATCTAATTATGTCTCATTCAGATCAGGTTTCATGCTTAAAAACAGACGTCAAGATATCCGTGAAATCATATTCAGTCCTCCTATATTCCGTCTATCACGTTTATGTATGTATAATCCTTCAACGTTTCATATAATAAACCCGTATCAACGCTATAGCATTACAGGTTACTTACTTGGTCGTCGTCTACTTGGACGCATTCAGAGCCGCTTTCTTCTCTTGAATCATCGTCGAAAACCTCCTCTAATCGTCGTTGGTGTCTCTCTGTGAATAGAGTTCTCTCGCAGATAACAACAAGGACAAGAACGTATTGAGAAGATAATGGGATGTAATCCCATTATTCGCAATTACGTGCCTTATTTATAGATTCTATCAAAAATGCACTTCGAAAGCTTAAAAACAGCCTAGGTACATATCCATAAGCCTGCAAGATTCAACAAGTAAATAAGTGAATAGCTGTATTCAAAACGAAAAGAGAGGTTCTAACAAATGTATCTCAATTTCGCTTTCCATTTTCAtgaattttaaaggaaaaatcaataaattataatgccaagcaattgaatgaaaaataagttACAGAAGTAATTGATTAGCTTATCCGATTTGTTAGTATGATGAAAGGCTCTTACCCAATTATCTTTATTCATAAGCATATTAACTATTTGTAGTAACAAAGATGTTTTATAAGGGTTAACACTCTACCATCGACATTGAATGTGCTCTCAGAGATCATAGTTAAAACGAGACAGGATACtgtgtatttatattaattgttcaTCCACCATATAAGTGCATTGAAATCTCTTAAGTCAAAGCCTTCAGCTTCTCAACGCAAGCTTCTTCAATATAGATTTCCAACTTAATGTTGGTTTTGAATGTGTTCCCCTTGTGGTCCTGTAAATGCTGCCAACTTTCATGCCCAAATGGTTTACCTTGAGAAAATTTGGCACGACTTGCTTTTTATGTATCAAATCGATGTAGGCCATACCAAAATCCTTGGGTCATACACCGACCCAATCCATATCACATCTTTctcttttcatatataaatatatagtaatatgattaaaataatacataaatatatatagaaattatagTAGATTAGGTTATGGTAATACATACATAGTACATATAAcagctttctctctctatatataattatatagtaatatgattaaaataatatataaatatgtatagaaATTATAGTGGATTTGGTTATAGTAATATATACATAGTACATATGGATATAATCAAAGTAAAATATAAGGAAatccaatcatatgattaaaatgtgtgtgtatatataaattaaatgttatcCACTGTGATGAATTCCATATATATTATCCTTATCATGCctctatatatatgtgtgcACGTCTGGGCAGTAGTTTCACCCATAAGAAGttcaaattttccttttgaaaaaaaataataatataatggctctttcaaaatattttctttctctcatgTTGTTCTTCTTTTTATTCTCGTGTGGTAAAGTACTCTTTGAAATACTATAtaaacattcaatttttttttttttgtttattgataTTCTATTCGATGATATTATTTACGAAGATTTTAAGATGATATCTAGAAAAAAGTCgtaaaaattacatcatttcAATTTTGTACTTCAATTCTTATAGTATTTTACGTAATCCtatcaatttattcaattaataaatttagcatataaaatgtaaaatgtaaatattaaaatttagaggCTAGGGAGATTGATTGAAATGCtttgtattgttttatttttttatttaaacatagatatttatatttcattttttgaaatgaCAGCTACATTATACGTGGAGGCACAAGCTTGTCCTAGGATTCTTACCGTTGATAATTGCACTGGTGTCGCATGCACCTTTTCATGCGCTGCAACATTTGGCGCAAGCTCAACCGGTTTATGTCTAGACAATATCCAATGTTGTTGttcagatttttaaattttatagtcattatttatttgatgtaattctTGTTGACCAATAACATTCTTGgttgataatattattcaaattgattaataaaataaagttttaataataactatatatatatatatatatatgcattgaTTATCTTTTAcctttcattattattattatttttaaagaaatcttgataaacttaaaaaaattaaaattaagttatattttGCTTAGAATGTATAATGCtaaattttcttctattaatttttcagaaattaaaTATCTCACCTAGTATTAATAACataagaaatttcaaaaagtaaaattgagaggacaaaaagaaagaaaaagaaataagagaagcTGAGTgttaatatatttctttcacGTAATGAAATCTTGCCACACagctaaatattatattattttggccaaaagactaattcGTAATTCTCATTAGTTAAGtgttaaaaattcaaacattcaccTGTCATGTATTAGTGTAAACGAAATATGTTAGTATTAAAggtataaaaaaacaaaaataggacaaacaaaaaaacatcgataaaaaataaagatttgaaGACAAAAAACCCTAAGATTGGAAAAtggaacaaaaaaaaatgtggCTCCTCGTTGATTCATCCAAGATTTTCTGAAGAGGAGCAAATAACAAAGAGGAGCGGACAAAGAAGGGCGACTTTTCATCTCTCCCATCTTTGGATCTTCGATGTTTTCCTTTATTGGATTGTCTTCTTCCGTCAACATTTTTCATCTATCCCATCTTTGTCTTCGTACACTGTTGATTCGACTTTGGAGTTTGGTAGTCAAAGATTGAAGAGAAAAGAATGAAACCTTATAGGGGGAAAGATAAGTTTCAAAACTTAACataggaaaaattgttaatttttaaaactaaagtgaggaaataagatatatttttttaatattattaattaaatgacaattatacccttaatactaataaattttgttaactttaatagttaatagataagtataaattattcttataaaatataaaaataatttatataaaataattttctatacatattttattttttataataaaatattatttaaattaaatatatttttaaagttatatataaaatataaacaggtTTTGtgtcaaatcaaactaaatttgaatttaaggtAACTCGTAAAATCAAGCTTTTTTATTGGTAACAGAATTCTTACCGTCATTTTAACTTCAAACTCCATGCAAACAGAATTTTAACAGCAAGTAACATccatcaaagtttgaaaagtcgATTTCTGGGTAATTAGAttacatgtaatttttttataaggataattaaattgatgattAAATCTCTcctttaaacaaaatttttgatattttagaaattaaaattagtttggATTGGAATAACcctaaaatagaatattataataaacctttttatatttttatgttaaaaaatgagGAAAAGCAAGGATAAAAGGGGAGCGGTCCATCTCAGACGCGGTTAATCTTAAGATGTTGATATTTAGAAGGGTCGCCCACAAGTTGACCCACAAGCCACGTGAATTTGACGAGCCCCACCGTCCGATCCGCTCTATGCGCTTTGCTTtggttttctttcttcattctGTAAACTATTATCCCCACCCCTTGGATTATGCTCATCCTCACCGTCCGTCTCCCTCCCTTTCCTTCTTCGTTCTTTGATTTGAAAATGTACCCGTCATCAATCCCTATTCTattcttttagtttttctttctttcttttttaaccaACTCTCCCTCTCTCTTACCTTCTCTATTATGTCTGAGTTGGTCGCCCGTACCGGTCGCCATCAGCAACGTTACGACCAGGGCTTTCGTCTTGTTGCCGGGTACGTCTTTGTAATCTGTGTTTGCAATGTGGCAATTTAATGTGAATGgaaattcttaattttgctTTGGTTATTTGAATGTTGAGGTGATTTTAGCGAATGGTAATTTGTGTTTGCAGTGTGGCAATTTAATATGAATAGATTTAtgtgtaattttgatttttttctcgTTGAAATGGTGACGCAAATTTGATTTATGCCATTCTTCCTAGAATGGTTTTAGCTCGTTGGTGACATTCTGTGATCATTTATGCTCTTGCATGTGTGTTTGAAGTGGGTTAGATAATGGAGTACGTTTATGTTATGGATGAAAGTTGATGAAttcttatgttttgtttttgtaaatgcAACTTGGCAATGTAATATGAATGGAATTTCGTAATTTCTGTTGATTATTTCAATGTCGAGGTCATTTTAGcaaatgaatttttttgtttttgtggatagatttgtgttaatttattttgcTTGAAATGGTACTGCAAATATGATTTTAGCGGATTGTTATGTTctgttttgttgatatatttatatgtgattttctgattttggttaaaatgttattttgggTCCCatcagaattttattttaagtttttctgtGGTGTTTCGTGATCATTTTTGCCGTTACATGTGTATTGGAAGTTGATAAAATGGAGTCTTCTGGGAATTTGGGATGGATATTGGTATTGGTAACAATTGGGAGGGGTCTTGGGGAGAAGTATAGTTATAGAAGATGAGTTTtgggatgatgatgatgcagtGTCGCGacattgtaatatttttaaatggttAAATGACATAGTAGGCTATTCTTGGAGGATGACCTAAGGGAAGCCTGCACCTTTGTTACAGCTGTTGATGATTTTTTGAGGTGTTTATCACTCAACAGATTTCCAGATGCTAATTTTTCTGAATTCTTTATCAGGTGTATCCCATTTAGATATAGAAATGCTGAGCGTGGCAATGATGATTCCGAGAAGATTGTTGAGGTGCTTATGATTAGCTCCGCCAGTGGACCCGGTCTCTTGTTTCCAAAGGtataattgtattttctttccttttgtaacattttttgcgttaatttgatgaaattttcttgttattgTGTTTCACTATTAAATTTAGAGTGCAATtagttgt harbors:
- the LOC123193287 gene encoding trihelix transcription factor ASIL2-like gives rise to the protein MDEETNQPTDNKQDFPRKPFTPTNDRPKRDEWSEGAVSTLLEAYENKWVLRNRAKLKGDDWEDVARCVSSRANNTKSPKTQTQCKNKIESMKKRYRLESANADGSSWLLYPRLDLLLRGSIALPPPQPQPLQGQPVNPPLMLLELSPQGVTLAEAAPSPAAGTTQHSHGSNGVDRISKADGLETNLSDKKATETDSSTPVHYSNDKEKLKAKKLKMKRRKGEKWEIAESIRWLAEVVVRSEEERMETMREIEKMRVEAEAKRGEMELKRTEIIANTQLEIAKLFASTNGKDVDSSLWIGRNIHLL